A single Anabrus simplex isolate iqAnaSimp1 chromosome 10, ASM4041472v1, whole genome shotgun sequence DNA region contains:
- the LOC136881813 gene encoding cuticle protein 16.5 — MQLLIVLCAVVAVSQAGYLAGPTAIAAPAAYAAPAAIAARAAIAAPAAYAAPAAIAAPAIAAPAAYAAHLGYAGLAAPGIAAPAAYAGLAAPYAAAYAAPAVATYAAPAVATYAVPAAAHPAATLSVGGPAGLALTPAGTPVDTPAVQAARAADTVAHLNAKALHLG; from the exons ATGCAGCTCTTG ATCGTCCTGTGTGCCGTGGTGGCCGTTAGCCAGGCTGGTTACTTGGCCGGTCCTACCGCTATTGCAGCTCCTGCCGCCTATGCTGCCCCTGCTGCCATTGCAGCCCGTGCGGCCATCGCTGCTCCTGCCGCTTATGCCGCTCCTGCTGCCATCGCTGCCCCTGCTATTGCCGCACCTGCCGCTTACGCCGCACACCTCGGCTACGCTGGACTCGCCGCCCCCGGTATCGCTGCCCCAGCTGCCTACGCTGGACTCGCTGCTCCCTACGCTGCCGCCTACGCCGCTCCCGCTGTAGCTACCTACGCCGCTCCCGCCGTAGCCACGTACGCCGTGCCCGCTGCTGCGCACCCCGCCGCTACCCTCAGTGTAGGTGGACCCGCTGGTCTGGCCCTCACCCCTGCCGGTACCCCAGTAGACACACCCGCCGTACAGGCCGCCAGGGCTGCTGACACCGTTGCTCATTTGAAcgccaaggctcttcacctgggttaa